The Quercus robur chromosome 7, dhQueRobu3.1, whole genome shotgun sequence genome has a segment encoding these proteins:
- the LOC126692357 gene encoding cis-prenyltransferase 4, chloroplastic-like, producing MLFSLSLSLSLSPTTLTSSPRFKFHSCPHVLPPKPPPPPRLRASSQAHHVILEDNGSFAGAGAPVEKNILPAGLRTESMPRHVALVMDGNRRWARLRGLPVGSGYEAGVRSLRAIVELCCKLGIRVLSVFAFSSENWFRPQVEVEFLMELFERGMRDEMGSLLRENIRISVIGDSSKLSRSLQELITRTEEATKTNCGLQLIVAVSYSGQYDIVQACQKIAVKVKDGLIEPNDINESLIEQELETNCTKFPYPDLLIRTSGELRISNFLLWQLAYTELFFAQSLWPDFGEVEFLEALKAFQQRQRRYGGRDF from the exons AtgctcttctctctctcactctcactctcactctcaccaacCACACTCACCTCCTCACCTCGCTTCAAATTCCACTCATGCCCGCACGTCCTCCctccaaaaccaccaccacctcctcgTCTCCGCGCCTCCTCACAGGCACACCACGTTATCCTCGAAGACAATGGGAGCTTCGCCGGCGCCGGAGCTCCGGTGGAGAAAAATATCTTACCGGCGGGTCTCCGGACAGAGTCAATGCCGAGACATGTGGCTTTGGTCATGGATGGGAACAGGAGGTGGGCCCGGCTCAGGGGCTTGCCCGTCGGGTCGGGTTACGAGGCCGGTGTTCGGTCCCTGCGAGCCATTGTAGAGCTGTGCTGCAAGTTGGGAATTAGAGTTCTCTCTGTTTTCGCTTTCTCTAGTGAAAATTGGTTTCGCCCTcaa GTGGAAGTTGAGTTTTTAATGGAATTATTTGAAAGAGGAATGAGAGATGAAATGGGGAGCTTGTTGAG GGAAAACATTCGAATTTCTGTAATTGGGGATTCCTCTAAGCTATCAAGATCCCTACAGGAGCTAATAACAAGAACTGAGGAGGCCACCAAGACTAATTGCGGACTCCAACTTATTGTAGCAGTTAGCTACAGTGGGCAGTATGACATTGTTCAAGCCTGCCAGAAGATTGCTGTAAAAGTAAAGGATGGACTAATTGAACCCAATGATATCAATGAGTCTCTTATTGAACAGGAGCTGGAAACAAACTGTACCAAGTTTCCCTATCCTGATCTACTGATACGTACCAGTGGGGAGCTTCGGATTAGCAATTTTTTGTTGTGGCAATTGGCCTACACTGAGTTATTTTTTGCACAATCACTCTGGCCTGATTTTGGAGAAGTTGAGTTTTTAGAGGCTTTAAAAGCATTTCAACAAAGGCAGAGGCGTTATGGTGGAAGAGATTTTTAA
- the LOC126692358 gene encoding protein root UVB sensitive 5, producing the protein MSCTLRLSFPTLAFESSRKTRSNGRATPTQTPRHFHILCLASQPKLEEGEDADHVRGQSQPQVILVERYGNGTTKRYFLDEESRLQTFLEEDSLVTDGFQDLHASDSGLLWLPDTVKDFILPAGFPGSVSDDYFQYMLLQFPTNVTAWICHALVTSSLLKAVGVGSFSGTTAAASAAAIRWVSKDGLGAVGRLLIGGWFGNLFDDDPKQWRMYADFIGSAGSIFDLSTALYPAYFLPLASLGNLAKAVARGLKDPSNRVIQNHFAISGNLGEVSAKEEVWEVAAQLLGLALGILILETPGLVKAYPVLVLTWMSMRLLHLWLRYQSLSVLQFDTINLKRARMLVKSHVLHATVPGCVACNREEKILSWQRFMKPRITFGVSLEEMVVGMKSISMVKALLKLYANEQYILFVNQQHGDFEVFVSFKVGATSMSVLRSVWQAYWLHENWDNSINVFHQLAQSILQMEDRFEDFIEQLNRAGWDMHQINLRVPKDITIDDSGPV; encoded by the exons ATGTCTTGCACTCTGCGACTCTCGTTTCCAACGCTTGCTTTTGAATCTTCTAGAAAGACTAGGAGTAATGGGAGAGCAACACCAACACAAACTCCTCGCCATTTTCATATTCTGTGCTTAGCTTCGCAACCCAAACTTGAAGAAGGAGAAGACGCTGACCATGTCAG gGGTCAAAGCCAGCCGCAGGTGATATTGGTGGAGAGATATGGCAATGGGACCACTAAGAG GTACTTTTTAGATGAAGAGTCACGATTACAGACTTTCCTTGAGGAGGATAGTTTGGTAACTGATGGGTTCCAGGACTTGCATGCCTCTGACAGTGGATTATTGTGGCTTCCAGACACTGTTAAAGATTTTATCTTACCTGCAGGATTCCCAG GATCTGTGTCAGATGATTACTTTCAGTACATGTTGTTACAGTTCCCTACCAATGTTACGGCCTGGATCTGCCACGCATTAGTCACGTCAAGTCTTCTTAAG GCTGTTGGTGTTGGCTCTTTCTCAGGAACTACTGCTGCTGCTTCTGCTGCTGCCATCAG ATGGGTGTCAAAGGATGGCCTTGGAGCTGTGGGACGCTTATTGATTG GTGGGTGGTTTGGAAATCTTTTTGATGATGATCCAAAGCAATGGCGCATGTATGCAGACTTCATTGGCAGTGCAGGAAG CATCTTCGATCTAAGTACCGCACTGTATCCTGCCTATTTTTTACCATTGGCATCTCTTGGAAATCTTGCAAAG GCTGTAGCAAGAGGACTAAAAGATCCTTCAAACCGTGTGATTCAAAACCATTTTGCAATCTCAGGAAATCTGGGAGAGGTTTCAGCCAAG gAGGAAGTTTGGGAAGTAGCAGCTCAGCTTCTTGGCCTTGCTCTGGGAATACTGATCCTG GAGACACCTGGCCTTGTCAAAGCATATCCAGTGTTGGTATTGACATGGATGAGCATGCGGCTTCTGCACCTTTGGTTACGTTATCAATCACTTTCAGTTCTACAATTTGACACA ATAAATCTCAAGCGTGCTCGTATGCTGGTAAAATCACATGTTTTACATGCTACTGTTCCGG GATGTGTTGCATGCAACagggaagaaaaaattttatcatGGCAAAGATTCATGAAGCCACGGATTACATTCGGCGTATCCTTGGAGGAGATGGTTGTTGGAATGAAATCTATTTCCATG GTGAAGGCCCTCTTAAAACTATATGCAAATGAACAATATATTCTTTTCGTAAACCAACAGCACGGAGACTTTGAGGTCTTTGTCTCATTCAAG GTTGGAGCTACAAGCATGTCTGTCTTGCGTAGTGTCTGGCAGGCTTATTGGCTACATGAGAACTGGGACAATTCCATTAATGTCTTCCATCAGCTTGCACAAAGCATATTGCAGATGGAAGATAGATTTGAGGATTTCATCGAACAGCTAAATAGAGCTGGATGGGATATGCATCAAATAAATTTGAGGGTCCCCAAGGACATCACCATTGATGATTCAGGTCCTGTTTGA
- the LOC126692359 gene encoding probable envelope ADP,ATP carrier protein, chloroplastic isoform X1 produces MREERAILVCRNIPNLKTSDSNCGLIDTSSDHQKPLWKTMCLTYTTNNRLADGATANGNRCNFACLSVAEKRKEFDPTPAQLLKHPLALAAYVPKDAALFGAGAIAGAAAKTFTAPLERIKLLMQTHGVRVGQQSAKKAIGFIEAITLIGKEEGIRGYWKGNLPQVIRVIPYSAVQLFAYETYKKLFRGVDGELSVIGRLAAGACAGMTSTFITYPLDVLRLRMAVEPGYRAMSEVALTMLREEGFASFYYGLGPSLLGIAPYIAVNFCVFDLVKKSLPEKYQKRTEASLLTAVMSASLATLTCYPLDTVRRQMQMKGSPYNTVLDAFPGIVARDGIIGLYRGFLPNALKTLPSSSIRLTTFDIVKRLIAASEKEFQRIVEENHRKHSENGSN; encoded by the exons atgagagaagagagagccaTATTGGTTTGCCGGAACATCCCAAACCTCAAAACCTCAGACTCCAACTGCGGTCTTATTGacacctcctcggaccaccAAAAACCGCTCTGGAAGACCATGTGTCTCACCTACACAACTAACAACAGACTTGCTGACGGTGCCACTGCCAATGGCAATCGTTGTAATTTCGCCTGCCTTTCAGTGgcagaaaagagaaaagagttcGACCCGACTCCGGCTCAGCTTCTCAAACACCCGCTGGCTTTAGCCGCTTACGTCCCCAAAGATGCCGCGCTTTTCGGCGCCGGCGCCATAGCCGGCGCAGCCGCCAAGACCTTCACGGCTCCGCTTGAACGTATCAAGCTCCTTATGCAG ACACATGGCGTGCGGGTCGGGCAGCAAAGTGCTAAGAAGGCGATTGGTTTCATCGAG GCCATAACATTAATTGGGAAGGAAGAAGGGATCAGAGGATACTGGAAAGGCAACCTCCCTCAG gtGATACGGGTCATACCTTACAGTGCTGTCCAGCTTTTTGCTTACGAAACTTACAAG AAACTTTTTAGGGGAGTGGATGGTGAGCTCTCTGTTATTGGAAGACTTGCAGCAGGTGCTTGTGCTGGCATGACATCCACTTTT ATAACATACCCTTTAGATGTCTTGAGGCTACGCATGGCAGTTGAACCAGGGTATCGAGCCATGTCTGAG GTTGCACTAACCATGCTGAGAGAGGAAGGATTTGCCTCATTTTACTATGGTCTTGGACCTTCCCTTCTTGGAATAGCTCCTTATATTGCTGTGAACTTTTGCGTTTTTGACTT GGTGAAGAAGTCTTTGCCAGAAAAATATCAAAAGAGGACCGAAGCATCTCTACTAACTGCTGTGATGTCAGCGTCTCTTGCCACACTCACGTGCTATCCCTTGGACACTGTGAGAAGACAGATGCAAATGAAGGGTTCACCATACAATACTGTTCTGGATGCCTTTCCAG GAATTGTGGCACGTGATGGAATAATAGGCTTGTACCGGGGTTTTCTCCCAAATGCATTAAAAACCTTACCAAGTAGCAG CATTAGGCTTACTACCTTTGACATTGTTAAACGCCTGATTGCCGCCAGTGAGAAAGAGTTTCAGAGAATTGTGGAGGAAAATCACAGGAAGCACAGCGAGAATGGCAGTAATTGA
- the LOC126692359 gene encoding thylakoid ADP,ATP carrier protein, chloroplastic-like isoform X2 — protein MREERAILVCRNIPNLKTSDSNCGLIDTSSDHQKPLWKTMCLTYTTNNRLADGATANGNRCNFACLSVAEKRKEFDPTPAQLLKHPLALAAYVPKDAALFGAGAIAGAAAKTFTAPLERIKLLMQTHGVRVGQQSAKKAIGFIEAITLIGKEEGIRGYWKGNLPQVIRVIPYSAVQLFAYETYKKLFRGVDGELSVIGRLAAGACAGMTSTFITYPLDVLRLRMAVEPGYRAMSEVALTMLREEGFASFYYGLGPSLLGIAPYIAVNFCVFDLVKKSLPEKYQKRTEASLLTAVMSASLATLTCYPLDTVRRQMQMKGSPYNTVLDAFPALGLLPLTLLNA, from the exons atgagagaagagagagccaTATTGGTTTGCCGGAACATCCCAAACCTCAAAACCTCAGACTCCAACTGCGGTCTTATTGacacctcctcggaccaccAAAAACCGCTCTGGAAGACCATGTGTCTCACCTACACAACTAACAACAGACTTGCTGACGGTGCCACTGCCAATGGCAATCGTTGTAATTTCGCCTGCCTTTCAGTGgcagaaaagagaaaagagttcGACCCGACTCCGGCTCAGCTTCTCAAACACCCGCTGGCTTTAGCCGCTTACGTCCCCAAAGATGCCGCGCTTTTCGGCGCCGGCGCCATAGCCGGCGCAGCCGCCAAGACCTTCACGGCTCCGCTTGAACGTATCAAGCTCCTTATGCAG ACACATGGCGTGCGGGTCGGGCAGCAAAGTGCTAAGAAGGCGATTGGTTTCATCGAG GCCATAACATTAATTGGGAAGGAAGAAGGGATCAGAGGATACTGGAAAGGCAACCTCCCTCAG gtGATACGGGTCATACCTTACAGTGCTGTCCAGCTTTTTGCTTACGAAACTTACAAG AAACTTTTTAGGGGAGTGGATGGTGAGCTCTCTGTTATTGGAAGACTTGCAGCAGGTGCTTGTGCTGGCATGACATCCACTTTT ATAACATACCCTTTAGATGTCTTGAGGCTACGCATGGCAGTTGAACCAGGGTATCGAGCCATGTCTGAG GTTGCACTAACCATGCTGAGAGAGGAAGGATTTGCCTCATTTTACTATGGTCTTGGACCTTCCCTTCTTGGAATAGCTCCTTATATTGCTGTGAACTTTTGCGTTTTTGACTT GGTGAAGAAGTCTTTGCCAGAAAAATATCAAAAGAGGACCGAAGCATCTCTACTAACTGCTGTGATGTCAGCGTCTCTTGCCACACTCACGTGCTATCCCTTGGACACTGTGAGAAGACAGATGCAAATGAAGGGTTCACCATACAATACTGTTCTGGATGCCTTTCCAG CATTAGGCTTACTACCTTTGACATTGTTAAACGCCTGA